The DNA window ACACCATCCTAAAAACCGATGTTCGTAACCGCCATTTTGTTTATAGTTCAGCACTACAAGACCATTCTGAGAAATTTATTTTCCATGACAGAATATCCGGCCGTCTTGATCGCGACATCAACATTGTCTGGCTTCTCTTTGCGCCATTCGCCGTTTATTACGCAGAAACTGACAACTTGCGCAAAAAATCTCGTTTTGTACCTTGCCGGCATCTTCATCACAATCGGTTTCTTCGTGGCTTATTTCACTTACTTGGAAACCTTCACCTCGGTTTGGTGTTTCTTTGCTGCAGTGACCAGTGCGCTGATTTATTTTTACTTCGTTCATCGCGTCAAAAAACTGTTAATTCCCATACCCTAGCATGTGTTCTTTTCTATAAAACCGCTGCTTTACAATAATAAAACAATTGCTTCACAACGATTTCTATCAGTAAAATCCAAATTTAACTTCAACCATCTCAATCACCATGCGCATCTCTCAAATTTATCCCAAAGTTGCGTTTTTTATCTGCTTGTTGTTCTCGTCATCCACGACACAAGCGAATTCCGTGGCTTGTTTTACTAGCAACATGGGGCAATTTTGCATCGAGCTTTTTGAAATACAAACACCGGTTACAACCGCCAATTTTCTCAGCTATATCCACAGCGATGCGTACACCAACGGGATTATCCATCGCAGCATGCCAGGTTTTGTTATCCAAGGCGGCGGTTTCAAGATCGTGAATGGCGTTAGTGGAGACTCACTCGTGGCTGTCAATACATTTTCTCCAATCGTCAATGAATTCAAGATTTCCAATACGCGCGGAACCGTGGCGATGGCCAAGCTCCCCGACAACCCCAACAGCGCAACCAGTCAATGGTTTGTCAATCTGGCCGATAATTCCGCAAATCTGGATCATCAGAATGGCGGCTTCACGGTATTCGGGCGCGTTATTTTCGAGGGCATGGCAGTTTTTGATGCCATTGAAAAACTCCCGGTTAGAAACTTGGGAGGAAATCTTACTAATGCACCGCTCAAAGATTTTGACGGTGTCCACGCAGCACTGAGCAACTTGGTAAAAATCGACCGCGTCGAGGTAACGGATGCAACCGGTATATTCAGCGATGGTATTTTAAGTTTCGCCGTCGATATCGGTTCCGGTCAGATGTATACGGTCAATTTGCGGCTGATTAGCGACAAACCGGATTACATTTTTCAGCTCGACGCAACCAGCGTCGCGGCGTTGACAGTGAGTCCAAGTAATATCGCAACTTTCTCGCTTGGAAACAGCCAACTGCACATTCCATCGGTGATGATCGGCGCTTCGACGACCGTAAAAAATGTGCTGATGCGATTGAGCGATCCGGGATCGTATACATTCACCCTGGTAAGTTATGAATAAGAATGCATCCGCCAAGCTGAGTACCCATCCACCGCACGCAATCCGATAAACCTCAGTTCATGAAAAAACCAGTCAGCCGGATCCTGATCATCAACGATGAGAAGCTGGTTTTAAAGGAATTCGTCAAAGGGCTGAATACCGCGGCCAAATCAATGGAAAATCCGCTGGGTATGGTTTTCTCCGGCGTCACCACCGCGCAAGAAGCGCTGCAGTCGATCGAACAAGATGGCGACATCCAGGGATTGATCGTTGATGACATACTCTACACCTTAAAAAATCAAGGAAAACGCGCGCACGGTCTGCAAATGACAGCACTTGAGCTGGTGCAGAAAATCACCCACTTCCGTCCGGAATTAAACATTTACATTCTGATCGCGCAAGAACAGGAAGATGATGTGGTCGACGCATTGTTTTCCGAAACTGTGGATGGCTATTTTTACCGCGAAGAACGCGACTACCGCGGCATGTATCGTATTCTCAATGCTCAGCTTCAGGAAAAGGCGCGCACGCCATTCTACGATCAGCTCAAGCATTATGTGTTAATGGCCAAGGATGCCTGGCATACCCCGGGACACTCATCAGGTGATTCGTTACGCGACAGCCCTTGGGTCAGCGATTTTTATGAATTCATCGGCGAACACATATTCCGCGCCGATCTCTCGGTTTCAGTGCCGATGCTCGATTCATTGATGGAACCAACAGGGGTAATCGCAGAATCGCAAAAAATTGCCGCCAAGGCTTTTGGCGCACGCCGGACATTTTTTGCCACGAACGGCACTTCAACCGCCAACAAGGTGATTTTTCAAACATTGCTGGCGCCCGGCAACAAGCTATTATTGGATCGTAATTGCCATAAATCCGTGCATCACGGCGTCGTGTTATCCGGCGCATATCCGATTTATCTGGATTCCTCGGTCAATAAGAAATTCAATATTTACGGACCGGTACCCAAACAAACCCTGTTCAAGGCCATCGAAGAACACCATGACGCGCAAGCACTGATTTTGACCAACTGCACCTACGATGGCTTGCGCTATGATCTGCCACCCATCATTCAAGCAGCGCACGCAAAAGGCATCAAAGTCATTATCGACGAAGCGTGGTATGGTTTTGCCCGCTTCCACCCGGACTTTCGC is part of the Gammaproteobacteria bacterium genome and encodes:
- a CDS encoding peptidylprolyl isomerase, translating into MRISQIYPKVAFFICLLFSSSTTQANSVACFTSNMGQFCIELFEIQTPVTTANFLSYIHSDAYTNGIIHRSMPGFVIQGGGFKIVNGVSGDSLVAVNTFSPIVNEFKISNTRGTVAMAKLPDNPNSATSQWFVNLADNSANLDHQNGGFTVFGRVIFEGMAVFDAIEKLPVRNLGGNLTNAPLKDFDGVHAALSNLVKIDRVEVTDATGIFSDGILSFAVDIGSGQMYTVNLRLISDKPDYIFQLDATSVAALTVSPSNIATFSLGNSQLHIPSVMIGASTTVKNVLMRLSDPGSYTFTLVSYE
- a CDS encoding aminotransferase class I/II-fold pyridoxal phosphate-dependent enzyme — translated: MKKPVSRILIINDEKLVLKEFVKGLNTAAKSMENPLGMVFSGVTTAQEALQSIEQDGDIQGLIVDDILYTLKNQGKRAHGLQMTALELVQKITHFRPELNIYILIAQEQEDDVVDALFSETVDGYFYREERDYRGMYRILNAQLQEKARTPFYDQLKHYVLMAKDAWHTPGHSSGDSLRDSPWVSDFYEFIGEHIFRADLSVSVPMLDSLMEPTGVIAESQKIAAKAFGARRTFFATNGTSTANKVIFQTLLAPGNKLLLDRNCHKSVHHGVVLSGAYPIYLDSSVNKKFNIYGPVPKQTLFKAIEEHHDAQALILTNCTYDGLRYDLPPIIQAAHAKGIKVIIDEAWYGFARFHPDFRPTALEAGADYATQSTHKVLSAFSQSSMIHVNDPDFNEHLFRENFNMHTSTSPQYSMIASLDVARKQIVLEGYKLLSRTLELAKELRAQINSTGAFQVLELADLLPDEIKQDNIQLDPTKVTVDISRCGFTVEELIQELFERFNIQVEKSTFNTLTLLLTIGTTRSKVSRLYDALMRIARENRAPQRLYQTAEIPRFTELKYLPRDAFYCGGELMPLLDEQDKVNSSLNGRISADQITPYPPGIPVLVPGQIITQGITQYLVGMLRSQKRIEVHGIVYDGYLPCLRLLTNAEEKLLKQLDK